A portion of the Streptomyces sp. NBC_01335 genome contains these proteins:
- a CDS encoding 1-deoxy-D-xylulose-5-phosphate synthase, with product MTDLDVWTPDSLRRLDPEDLPDVAARVRELLVSSVSAGGGHLGSNLGVVELTIALHRVFRSPEDVILWDTGHQAYVHKMLTGRASAFKSLRELDGLSGYPSRAESPHDWVENSHAGTSLSYAAGLATAFAARPADRHRRVVTVTGDGSLTTGMALEALNDIGDRGLDVTIVLNDNNRSYAPTTGALARHLQDSRPGVAPSVFEALGFRCLGPVDGHDLGALESVLADAGAERGPLLVHVRTQKGRGYRPALDDRTEHMHGVGPFDTDTGRQYTLPQGRVSAGSVLGPCLVELAAEDPDLVVITPAMGGPSGLDVFQERYPDRLFDVGIAEQHAAGLAAGLAMAGRHPVLSIHSSFLNRAQDQLLFDIGLHRLPVVVVVDRAGITGGDGASHHGLGDFALLRQIPGMAIATPSTAAEMRGLLRTALRHPGPVAIRYGKAIDDPGPPQGGDGVTGPDDDLTAWQVEPAPGGVLVIGAGDLLPCATEVVARLRAAGVPAGSANARWIEPLDARLSALAGEHRMVGVIEDHWSRGGLGAAVREYLADEDVDTPVRVFAVAHDYLPHGSVPDLRAACGLTPDRITADLLARWTALTAGGGSLPG from the coding sequence ATGACCGACCTTGACGTGTGGACGCCCGATTCTCTGCGCCGGCTGGACCCGGAGGATCTGCCCGATGTGGCGGCGCGGGTGCGCGAACTGCTCGTCAGCAGCGTCTCCGCCGGCGGCGGCCACCTGGGATCGAACCTGGGTGTTGTCGAGTTGACGATAGCGCTGCACCGGGTCTTCCGCAGTCCCGAGGACGTCATCCTGTGGGACACCGGTCACCAGGCCTACGTGCACAAGATGTTGACCGGGCGGGCTTCGGCCTTCAAGTCGCTGCGCGAACTGGACGGACTGTCCGGTTACCCCAGCCGGGCCGAGAGCCCGCACGACTGGGTGGAGAACTCGCACGCCGGCACGTCCCTGTCCTACGCCGCCGGGCTCGCCACCGCCTTCGCGGCTCGCCCGGCCGACCGTCACCGGCGGGTGGTGACCGTGACCGGCGACGGCTCGCTCACCACGGGCATGGCGCTGGAGGCGCTCAACGACATCGGTGACCGCGGGCTGGACGTCACCATCGTGCTGAACGACAACAACCGCAGCTACGCACCCACCACCGGCGCGCTGGCGCGGCACCTGCAGGACTCCCGGCCGGGTGTGGCACCCAGCGTCTTCGAAGCGCTGGGCTTCCGCTGTCTGGGACCCGTCGACGGACACGACCTGGGCGCTCTGGAGAGCGTTCTGGCCGACGCCGGCGCGGAGCGCGGCCCCCTGCTGGTGCACGTCAGGACCCAGAAGGGCCGCGGCTACCGGCCCGCCCTCGATGACCGTACCGAGCACATGCACGGCGTCGGCCCCTTCGACACCGACACCGGCCGCCAGTACACGCTGCCGCAGGGCCGGGTGTCGGCCGGTTCGGTGCTGGGCCCGTGCCTGGTGGAACTCGCCGCCGAGGACCCGGACCTGGTGGTGATCACGCCTGCCATGGGCGGCCCGTCGGGACTCGACGTCTTCCAGGAGCGCTACCCCGACCGTTTGTTCGACGTCGGGATCGCCGAGCAGCACGCCGCGGGGCTCGCCGCCGGACTGGCCATGGCCGGGCGGCACCCCGTGCTCTCCATCCACTCCTCCTTCCTCAACCGGGCCCAGGACCAGCTGCTGTTCGACATCGGGCTGCACCGGTTACCGGTCGTGGTGGTCGTCGACCGCGCCGGGATCACCGGCGGCGACGGCGCCTCGCACCACGGTCTCGGGGACTTCGCGCTGCTGCGCCAGATACCCGGGATGGCGATAGCGACCCCGTCGACCGCCGCCGAGATGCGCGGTCTGCTGCGGACCGCATTGCGGCACCCGGGACCCGTCGCCATCCGGTACGGGAAGGCGATCGACGACCCCGGGCCGCCGCAGGGCGGCGACGGGGTGACCGGGCCGGACGACGACCTGACGGCCTGGCAGGTGGAACCAGCCCCCGGCGGCGTCCTGGTCATCGGCGCCGGCGACCTACTGCCCTGCGCCACCGAAGTGGTCGCCCGACTGCGCGCCGCCGGAGTGCCGGCCGGGTCGGCCAACGCCCGCTGGATCGAACCGCTCGACGCGCGACTGTCCGCCCTGGCCGGAGAACACCGGATGGTCGGGGTCATCGAGGACCACTGGAGCCGCGGCGGTCTCGGCGCCGCAGTGCGCGAGTACCTCGCCGACGAGGACGTCGACACCCCGGTACGGGTGTTCGCAGTGGCCCACGACTATCTGCCGCACGGCTCCGTACCGGACCTGAGGGCCGCCTGCGGACTCACCCCGGACCGGATCACCGCCGATCTGCTGGCCCGCTGGACGGCCCTCACGGCGGGCGGCGGCTCCCTCCCGGGGTGA
- a CDS encoding J-domain-containing protein encodes MTERKPPGVNFDSWVDRQIHEAEQRGDFASLPGFGKPLPGLGRTYDEDWWIKEKMQREGLSVLPPALALRKEAEDVRRAVTEAVSERRVRELLDAINEKIDEAVRMPPPGPPLNLGRFDVEKTVGEWRAARTGGRDDEGRPA; translated from the coding sequence GTGACCGAACGGAAGCCCCCTGGCGTCAACTTCGACTCCTGGGTGGACCGGCAGATCCACGAGGCCGAGCAGCGTGGCGACTTCGCCTCCCTGCCGGGCTTCGGCAAGCCGCTTCCCGGACTGGGGCGTACCTACGACGAGGACTGGTGGATCAAGGAGAAGATGCAGCGCGAAGGACTGTCGGTCCTGCCGCCCGCCCTCGCTCTGCGCAAAGAGGCGGAGGACGTCCGTCGCGCGGTCACCGAAGCGGTCTCCGAGCGCCGGGTGCGGGAACTGCTGGACGCGATCAACGAGAAGATCGACGAGGCCGTACGGATGCCCCCGCCCGGCCCGCCGCTCAACCTCGGGCGCTTCGACGTCGAGAAGACCGTCGGGGAATGGCGCGCGGCACGGACCGGTGGCCGGGACGACGAGGGCCGGCCCGCCTGA